In one candidate division WOR-3 bacterium genomic region, the following are encoded:
- a CDS encoding carboxypeptidase regulatory-like domain-containing protein: MRRYLIISIVLAVVPVFAYTTIGGGKGLFLVKDARTEEAGLNVALHLLGRNLTIPGTTDKGYIGDLIAPTLNWTPLSTQYVGAEIFANWGGIFQYAQVGDRVYDIGLHDLKAGAKISIPYLPVLKLGGMASYTFFFRDDGNRWIEQTAVPVDTFSWAGLATLRLQDLFPSLPNLMVNYGKAGVWTNYGLGLELAGEGMALFAELTSRQGVNSTGIFDTENGLVRLTPGVTFGSPRGFALTLGYGVSLTENSPNQVILGMNIATPFFRKPAVVFGELSGKVVDASSKQPVLATVEFPDNPKLKPLVTDAAGLFLVKRLPTGVLKVRVTGEGYRPLETFVNVETKAAGPVQFELYPLVIYGTLAGTVTDSRTGRPLSAQIGFAEPGVEAVQTDPNTGAYRKDNMPVGTYTVTASADGYFPSTATIQIEENRITTQNFTLSPLAVKTVVTGTVTDRGTNAALKAKVVFKDAVSGSLFTEVETEPTTGVYVAEVPVGTYALTATADGYIEQSAALVVQEGKPATHNFALVKVGTAVTLKGIYFDFGKATIKFPESQEALQAAYNILKENPTIKVEIQGHTDNVGSDEFNQRLSEQRAWAVVNYLVQQMGVESSRLIAKGYGETQPKASNDTPEGRALNRRVEFVVIGEIGK; this comes from the coding sequence ATGAGAAGGTATTTAATAATTTCTATAGTCCTTGCCGTTGTGCCGGTTTTTGCCTATACAACTATCGGCGGGGGCAAAGGGCTTTTTCTGGTTAAGGATGCCCGGACTGAAGAGGCGGGCTTGAATGTGGCACTGCATCTTTTGGGAAGAAACCTGACGATTCCTGGAACCACTGATAAAGGTTATATTGGCGACCTGATTGCTCCAACACTTAATTGGACACCGTTATCAACCCAGTATGTGGGTGCGGAGATTTTTGCCAACTGGGGTGGAATTTTCCAGTATGCCCAAGTTGGTGACAGGGTTTACGACATCGGTCTGCACGACCTGAAGGCGGGCGCTAAAATTTCCATTCCGTATCTGCCGGTTCTGAAATTGGGTGGTATGGCATCCTACACATTTTTCTTCCGGGATGATGGTAACAGATGGATTGAGCAAACCGCGGTGCCGGTTGACACATTTTCCTGGGCCGGACTGGCAACCCTGCGTCTTCAGGACCTCTTTCCATCCCTGCCCAATCTGATGGTTAATTACGGAAAGGCGGGTGTCTGGACAAACTATGGTCTGGGGTTGGAACTGGCTGGTGAAGGTATGGCACTTTTTGCCGAGTTGACCTCGCGTCAGGGTGTAAATTCCACCGGCATCTTTGATACCGAAAACGGTCTTGTCCGTCTGACACCAGGGGTAACATTTGGCAGTCCGCGCGGCTTTGCCCTTACATTGGGTTATGGGGTGAGCCTTACCGAAAACAGCCCCAATCAGGTGATTTTGGGGATGAACATCGCCACCCCATTCTTCCGTAAACCGGCGGTGGTTTTTGGTGAACTTTCCGGCAAGGTTGTTGATGCTTCAAGCAAGCAGCCGGTTTTAGCCACAGTTGAATTCCCGGACAATCCGAAACTGAAGCCGCTTGTTACCGATGCTGCCGGGCTGTTTTTGGTGAAGAGGCTGCCGACCGGTGTTCTCAAGGTGCGGGTAACTGGTGAAGGTTATCGCCCGCTGGAGACATTTGTCAATGTTGAAACAAAGGCAGCGGGTCCGGTTCAGTTTGAACTTTATCCTTTGGTCATCTATGGCACACTTGCCGGCACCGTAACCGACTCCCGAACCGGCAGGCCGCTTTCAGCACAAATCGGTTTTGCCGAACCTGGGGTTGAGGCGGTCCAGACCGACCCGAATACCGGGGCATATCGGAAGGACAATATGCCGGTTGGCACCTATACAGTAACCGCAAGCGCGGACGGCTATTTTCCATCAACCGCCACGATTCAGATTGAGGAAAACCGCATCACCACCCAGAACTTTACCTTAAGCCCGTTAGCGGTGAAGACGGTTGTAACCGGAACCGTTACCGACCGCGGCACCAACGCTGCGCTTAAGGCAAAGGTAGTATTTAAGGATGCGGTAAGCGGTAGCCTATTCACCGAGGTGGAAACCGAACCGACAACCGGTGTCTATGTGGCGGAGGTTCCTGTTGGCACCTATGCCTTGACCGCAACCGCTGACGGTTACATTGAACAGTCAGCCGCACTGGTGGTTCAGGAGGGGAAACCGGCAACCCACAACTTTGCGCTGGTCAAGGTTGGAACTGCGGTGACGCTCAAAGGCATCTACTTTGATTTCGGCAAGGCGACGATTAAGTTTCCCGAGTCCCAGGAGGCTTTGCAGGCTGCCTATAACATCCTAAAGGAAAATCCGACAATCAAGGTTGAGATTCAGGGTCATACCGACAATGTGGGCTCGGATGAGTTCAATCAGAGGCTTTCGGAGCAGCGGGCGTGGGCGGTTGTCAACTATCTGGTTCAGCAGATGGGTGTTGAGTCTTCACGGCTGATTGCCAAGGGTTATGGTGAAACCCAGCCCAAGGCGAGCAATGACACGCCTGAAGGCAGGGCGCTCAATCGCCGGGTTGAGTTTGTGGTGATTGGCGAAATAGGGAAGTAA
- a CDS encoding CoB--CoM heterodisulfide reductase iron-sulfur subunit B family protein, with protein MRFPYYPGCTLYSKAKNLDRCARLAAEKLGMELEEMPSWNCCGAIYNTNSDDLAAQVGPVRNLAKASQQGEKLVTLCAACYNVLKRAGERLNATGFEQDRKRILEFVDEPFERDVEVVHYLEVLKEIGFEKIKERVIKPLQGLKVASYYGCLMVRPKDVLKFDDPENPIVMDELMAALGALPVRFDFKAECCGGYLVVNRREVANACSLRVVENARTWGAEAIVTTCPLCQYNLESAQLVKLPAGKRLPVLYFTQILGVALGLGEDDLGFQDNKLDPKPFLKEKGLL; from the coding sequence ATGAGATTTCCCTATTATCCTGGATGCACACTTTATTCAAAGGCAAAAAACCTTGACCGGTGTGCGCGACTAGCAGCGGAAAAATTAGGAATGGAACTTGAGGAGATGCCTTCATGGAACTGCTGCGGGGCAATCTATAACACCAATAGTGATGACCTTGCCGCCCAGGTTGGACCGGTGCGCAACCTTGCCAAGGCGAGTCAACAGGGAGAAAAACTGGTTACCCTTTGTGCTGCCTGCTACAATGTTTTAAAACGGGCAGGTGAGCGGTTGAATGCCACCGGTTTTGAACAGGACCGAAAGCGGATTTTGGAGTTTGTTGATGAACCTTTTGAGCGGGATGTGGAGGTGGTTCATTACCTTGAGGTGCTGAAGGAAATCGGGTTTGAGAAAATCAAGGAGCGGGTAATAAAACCCTTGCAGGGTCTGAAGGTGGCTTCGTATTATGGCTGTCTGATGGTGAGACCAAAGGATGTTTTAAAGTTTGACGACCCGGAAAACCCGATAGTGATGGATGAGTTAATGGCGGCGTTGGGTGCTCTTCCGGTGCGGTTTGATTTCAAGGCGGAGTGCTGCGGCGGTTATTTAGTGGTGAACCGAAGGGAAGTGGCAAATGCGTGCTCTTTGCGGGTCGTTGAAAATGCGCGCACCTGGGGTGCGGAGGCGATTGTCACCACCTGTCCCTTATGTCAGTACAATCTTGAGAGTGCGCAGTTAGTAAAGTTGCCTGCTGGTAAGAGGCTGCCGGTTTTGTATTTCACGCAAATTTTGGGTGTGGCGCTGGGGCTTGGAGAAGATGACCTGGGGTTTCAGGACAATAAACTTGACCCGAAGCCGTTTCTTAAAGAAAAGGGGCTTTTGTGA
- a CDS encoding phosphoenolpyruvate carboxykinase (ATP) — protein sequence MDDFKSQLEKLLQGHPDVLKNPARRELIFEAVNRREALVAKCGCLATWTPIDSTGRSPQDTVIVLRPESEGNIDWSSPNNLPITPETFAMVCEDVLKTLNAKNRLYYLERVLGADVRYALPLQFISDRALHSLFVDNMFCPVPEDLNRSIFARKPFTLIALPYDRLNPERYCGRLRKLPGTEKTSTMLIAMDFDNRIGIVFGSAYCGSIKKMMFTVMNYLLPEQGILPLHCSANEGPQGDIALFLGLSGTGKTTLSADPRRKLLGDDEHGWSDDGIANFENGCYAKLINLDPQKEPEIYNACFHEADYLEHGAIIENAMVYPDGTFDLKDSRLTENSRGSYPLSFLANIKTPAIGSHPRTIIFLTADANGVLPPVARLTKEQAMLWFLLGYTSKLAGTETGILEPKSTFSRFFGQPFMPRNPDVYARLLGEKLDRHGTKVYLVNTGWTGGPYGKGKRIDITLTREIVQAALDGSLERVEYETEPFFHLRIPRACPGVPDPHLLNPQNTWQDKKLYEERARKLASEFKSHFQRAYGDKGIDPAIARECPSQ from the coding sequence ATGGACGATTTCAAAAGCCAGTTGGAGAAACTGCTCCAAGGTCATCCGGATGTTTTAAAAAATCCTGCGCGCAGGGAGTTGATTTTTGAAGCGGTTAACCGCCGCGAGGCGCTGGTCGCAAAATGCGGCTGCCTTGCCACCTGGACACCAATTGACTCAACCGGTCGAAGCCCGCAGGATACGGTGATTGTATTGCGACCGGAGTCCGAGGGCAACATTGACTGGAGTTCTCCCAATAACCTGCCGATCACACCCGAGACCTTCGCGATGGTGTGTGAGGATGTCCTGAAAACGCTGAATGCCAAAAACAGGCTTTATTATCTTGAGCGGGTTTTGGGCGCTGATGTTCGCTACGCCCTGCCCTTGCAGTTTATCTCTGACCGTGCCCTGCACAGCCTTTTTGTTGACAATATGTTCTGCCCGGTTCCAGAAGACCTCAACCGCTCCATCTTTGCGCGCAAACCTTTCACCCTTATCGCCCTGCCTTATGACCGGCTCAACCCTGAGCGTTATTGCGGCAGGCTCCGGAAACTGCCCGGCACAGAAAAGACCAGCACGATGTTAATTGCGATGGACTTTGACAACCGCATCGGCATCGTTTTTGGCTCTGCCTATTGCGGCAGTATCAAGAAAATGATGTTCACCGTGATGAACTACCTCTTGCCGGAGCAGGGGATTTTACCCTTGCACTGCTCGGCAAACGAGGGGCCTCAGGGCGATATCGCCCTCTTCCTCGGTCTCTCCGGCACCGGCAAGACCACCCTTTCTGCTGACCCGCGGCGCAAACTGTTAGGCGATGATGAACACGGCTGGTCTGATGACGGCATTGCCAACTTTGAAAACGGCTGCTATGCCAAACTCATCAACCTTGACCCGCAAAAGGAGCCTGAGATTTACAACGCCTGCTTCCATGAGGCAGACTACCTTGAGCACGGCGCGATTATTGAGAATGCAATGGTCTATCCTGACGGCACATTTGACCTGAAGGACTCCCGTCTCACCGAAAACTCCCGTGGCTCCTATCCGCTTTCATTCCTTGCCAACATCAAAACCCCGGCAATTGGCTCCCATCCGCGGACAATCATCTTTCTCACCGCTGATGCCAATGGTGTCCTGCCACCGGTGGCGCGCCTGACAAAGGAACAGGCGATGCTCTGGTTCCTCTTGGGCTACACCTCCAAACTTGCTGGCACCGAGACGGGTATCCTTGAACCTAAGAGCACATTTTCCCGCTTCTTCGGGCAGCCATTTATGCCCCGCAACCCTGATGTCTATGCCCGGCTATTGGGTGAAAAACTTGACCGGCATGGCACCAAAGTCTATCTTGTCAATACTGGCTGGACCGGTGGACCTTATGGTAAGGGCAAGAGGATTGATATCACCCTGACGCGGGAGATTGTTCAGGCAGCCCTTGACGGTTCTCTTGAAAGGGTAGAGTATGAGACCGAGCCATTTTTTCATCTCCGGATCCCCCGCGCCTGCCCGGGTGTGCCAGACCCGCACCTACTTAATCCCCAAAACACCTGGCAGGATAAGAAACTTTATGAGGAACGGGCGCGAAAACTGGCTTCAGAATTTAAGTCACACTTCCAGCGTGCCTATGGGGATAAGGGGATTGACCCGGCAATTGCCCGGGAATGCCCTTCCCAATGA
- a CDS encoding DUF2007 domain-containing protein, translating into MALKPVYKAENELMANTIRDLLEQSGIPALIHSFQIPAYDGVAQMMRPAWGEVLVQEDDFERAQEVIQGFLAGETEKGEGDV; encoded by the coding sequence ATGGCGCTGAAACCGGTATATAAGGCAGAGAATGAGTTGATGGCAAATACCATCAGGGATTTGCTGGAACAGAGCGGCATCCCCGCGCTGATTCACTCATTTCAGATTCCTGCCTATGATGGGGTGGCGCAGATGATGCGCCCGGCCTGGGGTGAGGTTCTGGTTCAGGAGGATGATTTTGAGCGGGCACAGGAGGTTATTCAGGGCTTTCTTGCCGGTGAAACTGAAAAAGGGGAGGGTGATGTTTAA
- a CDS encoding 4Fe-4S dicluster domain-containing protein, whose translation MNSTQNSDLVRRIEELSGQRVQDCYQCGCCTAGCPIGEMMDPPPNKAIRLLQLGYAESLLASEGIWLCASCLVCGTRCPRNVDYAKIAEACRALVLRAKKSQVDPDKVTGPDLQDVPQQAFIASFRKFSV comes from the coding sequence ATGAATTCAACCCAGAATTCCGACCTTGTGCGTCGTATCGAGGAGTTAAGCGGTCAACGGGTCCAGGATTGTTATCAGTGTGGATGCTGCACCGCTGGCTGTCCCATCGGCGAGATGATGGACCCGCCACCAAACAAGGCGATTAGGCTCCTGCAACTTGGTTATGCGGAAAGCCTTTTGGCAAGTGAAGGCATCTGGCTTTGCGCCAGTTGTCTTGTCTGCGGAACCAGATGCCCAAGGAATGTTGATTATGCGAAGATTGCCGAGGCATGCCGGGCGCTGGTCTTGCGTGCAAAGAAGAGTCAGGTTGACCCGGATAAAGTAACAGGGCCTGATTTGCAGGATGTGCCCCAGCAGGCGTTCATCGCCAGTTTTAGGAAGTTTTCGGTATGA
- a CDS encoding OsmC family protein, translating to MKMSVEARVRWVSDMQFVGVSGSNHAVVMDTGNEHGGNDTGATPMELLLVALAGCTGMDVVSLLKKMRVNFSGLELRVKGERRDEHPRIYTRIELEYVVYGKDVDEGAVKRAVELSQEKYCSVTGMIKATCPVSYTYRIAQNQGELNA from the coding sequence ATGAAAATGAGTGTTGAGGCAAGGGTGCGCTGGGTGAGTGATATGCAGTTTGTTGGTGTTTCGGGTTCCAATCACGCAGTGGTGATGGATACCGGTAATGAGCATGGTGGTAATGATACCGGTGCCACCCCGATGGAGCTTTTGCTTGTTGCCCTTGCCGGTTGCACCGGGATGGATGTTGTTTCCCTTTTGAAAAAGATGCGGGTAAATTTCTCCGGGCTGGAGCTGAGGGTTAAGGGGGAAAGAAGGGATGAGCATCCCCGTATCTACACCAGAATTGAGCTTGAGTATGTCGTCTACGGAAAGGATGTTGATGAGGGGGCGGTGAAAAGGGCGGTTGAGCTCTCCCAGGAGAAGTACTGCTCGGTTACCGGGATGATTAAAGCTACCTGCCCGGTTAGTTACACCTATCGGATAGCCCAAAACCAGGGTGAATTAAATGCTTGA
- a CDS encoding DUF2905 domain-containing protein: MKLKKGRVMFNLQPIARLLIITGVLLIFAGLFLLLFSRFGFLRLPGDILIQRRNLTIYIPVVSAIVLSLILTLILNLIFWRWR; this comes from the coding sequence GTGAAACTGAAAAAGGGGAGGGTGATGTTTAATCTCCAGCCGATTGCCCGGCTTTTGATAATAACCGGTGTTTTGCTTATTTTTGCCGGGCTTTTTCTGCTCCTTTTCAGCCGGTTTGGTTTTCTGCGCCTGCCCGGAGATATCCTGATTCAGCGCCGGAATCTGACCATTTACATTCCGGTGGTTTCGGCGATTGTTCTGTCACTAATTTTGACTTTGATTCTGAATCTGATTTTCTGGCGCTGGCGTTAA
- a CDS encoding CoB--CoM heterodisulfide reductase iron-sulfur subunit A family protein: MRKRIGVFVCHCGINIAGVVKVPELVGEIKKIPGVISAMDYVYCCSDPGQNLIKRTIKSEGLEGIVVACCSPSLHEATFRKAASEAGLNPYLCEIANIREQCSWVTNDRDAATEKALGIVKTVIAKVREDLPLEPLRVPIVKRALIIGAGIAGIQAALDIANAGYEVVLVEKEPSIGGHMAQLSETFPTLDCSQCILTPKTVEAGHHPKIKLLTYAEVVDVSGFVGNFRVKIRQKPRYVDIDACTGCGICLEKCPVRVDSVFDRNLTKRRAIYRLFPQAVPNKVVIDAEHCRQLQGKKCGVCAKVCPAQAIRYDDTERFCEEEVGAIVLATGYELFDISKVGAYGFGAVPDVIDGLAFERILSASGPFAGEVRRPSDGKVPKRVVFVQCAGSRDSNQGVPYCSKICCMYTAKHALLYKHRVHDGEAIICYIDVRTPGKGFEEFYRRASDEGVQYLRGKVSKIFRRGDKVVVWAADTLAGKKMEIEADMVVLASAIVPNPEGVEVARKLKIAVDANGFQSESHPKLRPVETLTAGFFLAGCGQGPKDIPETVAQASGAAAKVLAMFGTTELYHEPVIAEVDEEICVGCGNCERTCAYEAVRVDKKRRKAVVQAVMCEGCGACSVSCPAGAINLKNFAKKALVQMVDV; encoded by the coding sequence ATGCGCAAGCGCATCGGCGTTTTTGTATGCCATTGCGGGATAAATATCGCTGGCGTGGTCAAAGTACCAGAACTGGTGGGGGAAATTAAAAAGATACCCGGGGTGATATCGGCAATGGACTATGTTTACTGCTGTTCTGACCCGGGGCAGAACTTGATAAAGAGAACAATCAAATCGGAGGGACTGGAGGGGATAGTTGTTGCCTGCTGTTCCCCAAGTTTGCATGAGGCGACATTCCGCAAGGCAGCAAGTGAGGCAGGCTTGAATCCCTATTTATGCGAGATTGCCAATATCAGAGAGCAGTGTTCCTGGGTGACAAATGATAGAGACGCGGCAACTGAGAAGGCTTTGGGGATTGTTAAGACGGTTATCGCTAAGGTTCGTGAGGATTTACCGCTTGAGCCTCTCAGGGTGCCCATTGTGAAAAGGGCGCTGATAATCGGTGCGGGAATTGCCGGTATTCAGGCTGCGCTTGATATCGCGAATGCGGGTTATGAGGTTGTTCTTGTAGAGAAGGAGCCGTCGATCGGGGGGCATATGGCGCAGTTGTCTGAGACATTTCCTACGCTTGACTGCTCGCAGTGTATCTTGACACCCAAAACTGTTGAGGCTGGTCATCATCCGAAGATAAAACTTTTGACCTATGCTGAGGTGGTGGATGTCTCTGGTTTTGTTGGCAACTTTCGGGTGAAAATCAGGCAGAAGCCGAGGTATGTGGATATTGATGCCTGCACCGGTTGCGGCATCTGTCTGGAGAAGTGTCCGGTGCGGGTGGATTCTGTTTTTGACCGCAACCTGACAAAACGGCGGGCAATCTATCGGCTTTTCCCTCAGGCGGTTCCCAACAAAGTGGTAATAGATGCCGAGCATTGCCGGCAGTTGCAGGGTAAGAAATGCGGGGTTTGCGCCAAGGTTTGTCCGGCACAGGCGATTCGCTATGATGATACCGAGCGGTTTTGTGAGGAGGAGGTGGGAGCGATTGTGCTGGCGACCGGTTATGAACTTTTTGATATCTCAAAGGTGGGAGCCTACGGGTTTGGTGCGGTGCCAGATGTAATTGATGGGCTGGCGTTTGAGCGCATCCTTTCCGCTTCCGGTCCTTTTGCGGGGGAGGTGCGCAGACCTTCCGATGGCAAGGTACCGAAAAGGGTTGTCTTTGTCCAGTGCGCAGGTTCAAGGGACTCCAATCAGGGTGTGCCTTACTGCTCAAAGATTTGCTGTATGTATACCGCCAAGCATGCGCTTTTGTATAAACACCGTGTGCATGATGGTGAGGCGATAATCTGCTATATTGATGTGCGTACACCGGGTAAGGGTTTCGAGGAGTTCTATCGTCGGGCAAGCGATGAAGGGGTTCAATATCTCCGGGGAAAGGTTTCAAAGATTTTCCGCCGGGGAGATAAGGTGGTTGTTTGGGCGGCGGATACCCTGGCAGGCAAAAAGATGGAGATTGAGGCGGATATGGTGGTTTTAGCCTCTGCGATTGTCCCGAACCCCGAAGGGGTGGAGGTTGCTCGGAAGTTGAAGATTGCTGTTGACGCCAATGGGTTCCAGTCTGAGTCGCACCCGAAGTTGCGACCGGTTGAGACATTGACCGCGGGGTTTTTCCTTGCCGGCTGCGGTCAGGGACCAAAAGACATTCCAGAAACGGTGGCACAGGCTTCAGGTGCAGCCGCAAAGGTGTTGGCGATGTTTGGCACAACCGAACTTTATCACGAGCCGGTTATTGCGGAGGTGGATGAGGAAATCTGCGTTGGTTGCGGTAACTGCGAGCGCACCTGCGCCTATGAGGCGGTCAGGGTCGATAAGAAACGGCGTAAGGCGGTTGTTCAGGCGGTGATGTGTGAAGGGTGTGGTGCCTGTTCGGTTTCCTGTCCTGCGGGCGCGATTAATCTGAAAAATTTTGCCAAAAAGGCATTAGTCCAGATGGTGGATGTGTAA
- the ppdK gene encoding pyruvate, phosphate dikinase → MKKREVGFMQKMIYRFSKKRTDGSARMKAVLGGKGANLAEMARLGLPVPPGFTIGTGVCVYYMRHGRVPPGLKTAVAKGMGFIEKETGKRFGDEENPLLVSVRSGARASMPGMMDTVLNLGLNDSTVEGLARRSGNRRFALDAYRRLIQMFGDVVLKTGREGFEQVLVSEQKRLGVNSDTELDEEALARVVAAFKGIVRDRTGRDFPQEPNEQLWLAIEAVLKSWNNPRAKEYRRIYSIPDTWGTAVNIQAMVFGNLGDDSASGVLFTRDPATGENELYCEYLTNAQGEDIVAGIRTPMPVEQLKTEMPQVYEQLKRIARRLERHYQDMMDVEWTVEKGKLYILQCRSGKRSPKAAVKIACDMARERLISRKEAVKRIDPEIVGALLHKTIVPGTKYQVLAKGIAASPGAADGEIVLDAQKAVELAQAGRKVILVRHQTSADDVAGMAKAEGILTGAGGTTSHAAVVARGMGKPAVVGCESLQIDYEREMVKIGELELAAGAVITINGTTGEVIAGEVPMEEPKLTDEFETVLRWADSFRRLGVRTNADTPQDARKARDFGAEGIGLCRTEHMFFGEDRIGVMQEMILAEDEEGRKEALKKLLPMQRQDFVEIFRVMDGLPVTIRTLDPPLHEFLPKDEEKIAELAVALGITVERVKEAIRRLQEENPMLGFRGCRLGILYPEITEMQARAIFEAACQVKREGIRVIPEIMIPLVSDVQELLLQRQLILDTAAKVFAETGVKVDYSVGTMIEVPRAALLADEIARVADFFSYGTNDLTQLTLAYSRDDYGKFFAGYQALGIVKENPFDTLDTKGVGMLMKIGLKNGRRTNPRLKVGICGEHGGDPATIVFCHEIGLDYVSCSPYRVPVARLVAAQAAIGKQERRDV, encoded by the coding sequence ATGAAAAAAAGAGAAGTAGGATTTATGCAAAAGATGATCTATCGTTTCAGTAAGAAGAGGACCGATGGTTCGGCAAGGATGAAGGCAGTCCTGGGTGGCAAGGGTGCCAACCTTGCGGAGATGGCAAGGCTTGGTCTGCCGGTTCCACCTGGGTTTACCATTGGCACCGGTGTGTGTGTCTATTATATGAGGCACGGTCGGGTTCCGCCGGGGTTAAAAACCGCGGTGGCAAAGGGTATGGGGTTCATTGAAAAAGAGACGGGCAAAAGGTTTGGTGATGAGGAAAATCCGCTCTTGGTTTCGGTTCGTTCGGGTGCACGGGCATCAATGCCCGGGATGATGGATACGGTTCTTAATTTGGGCTTGAATGACAGCACTGTTGAGGGGCTGGCAAGACGAAGCGGTAACAGAAGGTTTGCCCTTGATGCCTATCGCCGGCTTATTCAGATGTTTGGCGATGTTGTGCTCAAGACCGGCAGGGAAGGGTTTGAGCAGGTTTTAGTTAGTGAGCAAAAGCGGCTTGGTGTCAATAGTGATACGGAACTTGATGAGGAGGCGCTCGCAAGGGTGGTGGCGGCTTTTAAGGGGATTGTGCGCGACCGCACCGGCAGGGACTTTCCCCAGGAGCCAAACGAGCAGCTTTGGCTGGCGATTGAGGCGGTTTTAAAGTCCTGGAACAACCCGCGGGCAAAGGAGTACCGCCGGATCTACTCAATCCCTGACACCTGGGGGACGGCGGTGAACATCCAGGCGATGGTCTTTGGCAACCTTGGTGACGACTCGGCAAGTGGGGTGCTTTTCACCCGTGACCCGGCAACCGGTGAAAATGAACTTTACTGCGAATACCTGACCAATGCCCAGGGCGAGGACATTGTTGCCGGCATCCGCACACCGATGCCGGTGGAGCAGTTGAAAACGGAGATGCCGCAGGTTTATGAGCAACTGAAGAGGATTGCCCGGCGCCTTGAACGCCATTATCAGGATATGATGGATGTGGAATGGACAGTTGAGAAAGGAAAACTTTATATCCTGCAGTGCCGGAGCGGCAAGCGCTCACCAAAGGCGGCGGTGAAGATTGCCTGTGATATGGCAAGGGAAAGGCTCATCAGCCGCAAGGAGGCGGTAAAGCGAATTGACCCAGAGATTGTTGGTGCGCTTCTGCACAAGACCATTGTCCCGGGCACAAAATATCAGGTCTTGGCAAAGGGGATTGCGGCGTCACCAGGTGCTGCCGACGGTGAGATTGTCCTTGATGCCCAGAAGGCGGTGGAGCTGGCTCAAGCCGGGCGCAAGGTGATTTTGGTCCGGCACCAGACATCCGCTGATGATGTTGCCGGAATGGCAAAGGCAGAGGGGATTCTTACCGGTGCTGGTGGCACAACATCCCATGCTGCGGTTGTTGCCCGCGGGATGGGCAAGCCTGCGGTTGTTGGCTGCGAAAGTTTGCAGATTGACTATGAGAGGGAAATGGTAAAGATTGGTGAACTGGAGTTGGCTGCCGGCGCGGTTATCACCATCAATGGCACAACCGGCGAGGTGATTGCGGGCGAGGTGCCGATGGAGGAGCCGAAACTGACCGATGAGTTTGAGACCGTTTTGCGCTGGGCTGACAGTTTTCGGCGTCTGGGGGTGCGGACCAATGCCGACACACCTCAGGATGCGCGCAAGGCAAGGGATTTTGGTGCTGAGGGCATCGGCTTGTGCCGGACCGAGCATATGTTCTTTGGTGAGGACCGAATCGGGGTGATGCAGGAGATGATTCTTGCCGAGGATGAAGAGGGGAGGAAGGAGGCGCTGAAAAAACTTTTGCCGATGCAAAGGCAGGATTTTGTGGAAATCTTTAGGGTGATGGACGGGCTACCGGTAACCATTAGGACCCTTGACCCGCCTTTGCACGAATTCCTGCCCAAGGATGAGGAGAAAATTGCGGAACTGGCTGTGGCTCTCGGAATTACAGTGGAAAGGGTAAAAGAGGCAATCAGGCGCCTGCAGGAGGAAAACCCCATGCTCGGTTTTAGAGGCTGTCGCCTGGGAATCCTCTATCCGGAGATTACCGAGATGCAGGCAAGGGCGATCTTTGAGGCGGCATGCCAGGTGAAAAGGGAGGGTATCAGGGTAATCCCGGAGATAATGATTCCCCTGGTGAGCGATGTTCAGGAACTCTTATTGCAGCGGCAGTTGATTCTTGACACGGCAGCAAAGGTTTTTGCCGAGACCGGGGTCAAGGTAGACTACTCGGTGGGGACGATGATTGAGGTGCCCCGTGCCGCCCTGTTGGCAGATGAGATTGCGCGGGTTGCCGACTTTTTCTCCTATGGCACCAATGACCTGACCCAGCTGACCCTTGCCTATTCCAGGGATGATTACGGCAAATTCTTTGCCGGGTATCAGGCTCTGGGCATTGTCAAGGAAAACCCGTTTGACACCCTTGATACCAAGGGCGTGGGGATGCTAATGAAGATCGGTCTGAAGAATGGGCGCAGAACCAACCCGAGACTGAAGGTAGGAATTTGCGGCGAGCACGGTGGCGACCCGGCAACGATTGTCTTCTGCCATGAGATTGGTCTTGACTATGTGTCCTGCTCGCCTTATCGGGTGCCGGTTGCCCGTTTAGTTGCCGCTCAGGCAGCGATTGGTAAACAGGAAAGAAGGGATGTCTAA